A DNA window from Pleuronectes platessa chromosome 19, fPlePla1.1, whole genome shotgun sequence contains the following coding sequences:
- the rhof gene encoding rho-related GTP-binding protein RhoF — translation MTQNSAGTGNGTTKKGDELKIVIVGDGGCGKTSLLLVYARGNFPEKYAPSVFEKYVSTISLGGKEIQLNLYDTAGQEDYDRLRPLSYQEADLILVCFDVTNPTSFENVLIKWFPEVKHFCQDIPVILIGCKTDLRKDKECARKLKASSLSPITYTQGEEIRQQMNAELYLECSAKYQEHVEDIFREAAKKALAYCRKKNKCRRKKACVVL, via the exons ATGACACAGAACAGTGCGGGGACTGGTAATGGCACCACGAAGAAGGGAGATGAACTCAAAATTGTGATTGTTGGAGATGGAGGCTGCGGGAAAACATCTCTTCTGCTCGTTTATGCTCGAGGAAATTTTCCAGAG AAATATGCTCCATCAGTGTTTGAAAAATATGTCAGCACCATCTCTCTCGGAGGAAAAGAGATACAGCTCAACCTGTATGACACAGCCG GACAGGAAGACTATGACAGACTGAGACCGCTCTCTTACCAAGAGGCCGACCTGATCCTGGTCTGCTTCGACGTGACCAACCCAACCAGCTTTGAGAATGTCCTGATAAAG TGGTTCCCTGAGGTGAAGCATTTCTGTCAGGACATACCGGTCATCCTGATTGGCTGCAAGACCGACCTCCGGAAGGACAAGGAGTGTGCGAGGAAGCTGAAGGCCTCGAGTCTGTCTCCCATCACATACACGCAG GGTGAGGAGATCCGGCAGCAGATGAACGCAGAGCTCTACCTCGAGTGCTCGGCCAAGTATCAGGAGCACGTAGAGGACATTTTCAGAGAGGCCGCCAAAAAGGCTCTGGCCTACTGtcggaaaaaaaacaagtgcagGAGGAAGAAGGCCTGTGTGGTTTTGTGA
- the tmem120b gene encoding transmembrane protein 120B, with protein MSKPKFQTEWEEIDEEHQQLQESHKVYRHKLEELTNLQTTCSSSISKQRKSLKDLRYSLSKCAKTCDEKELKLIADIKTQIKEKENVFFDMEAYLPKRNGLYLNLVLGNVNVTLLSNQAKFAYKDEYEKFKLYMTIILMFGAITCLFVLNYRVTDEIFNFLLVWYYCTLTIRESILMSNGSRIKGWWVSHHYVSTFLSGVMLTWPEGAMYQMFRSQFLAFSIYQSFVQFLQYYYQSGCLYRLRALGERNQLDLTVEGFQSWMWRGLTFLLPCLFFGHFWQLYNSVTLFRLAGHEDCKEWQVFMLALTFLILFLGNFLTTVKVVHQKIQQNQEKGQKTD; from the exons GAAAGTCACAAAGTATACAGACACAAGCTTGAGGAGCTCACCAATCTTCAGACAACGTGCAGCAGCTCCATCAGTAAACAGAGAAAAAGCCTAAAGGACCTGAGGTACAGCTTGAGCAA ATGTGCGAAAACGTGTGACGAGAAAGAACTGAAGCTGATCGCGGAcatcaaaacacaaatcaaagagaaagaaaatgtctttTTTGATATGGAGGCATATTTGCCGAAGAGGAACGG ACTGTACCTCAATTTGGTCCTGGGCAACGTGAACGTAACACTTCTCAGCAACCAGGCAAA ATTTGCCTACAAAGATGAGTACGAGAAGTTCAAGCTGTACATGACAATAATCCTGATGTTTGGAGCCATAACCTGCCTCTTCGTTCTCAACTATCG TGTCACTGATGAAATCTTCAACTTTTTGCTGGTGTGGTACTACTGCACCTTGACCATAAGGGAAAGCATCCTCATGAGCAATGGCTCCAG AATCAAAGGTTGGTGGGTGTCTCACCATTATGTGTCCACCTTTCTGTCTGGTGTAATGCTGACCTG GCCGGAGGGGGCCATGTATCAGATGTTCAGAAGCCAGTTTCTTGCTTTCTCTATATATCAGA GCTTCGTTCAGTTCCTCCAGTATTACTACCAGAGCGGCTGCTTGTACCGGCTGCGAGCCCTGGGAGAGAGGAATCAGCTGGACCTCACAGTGG agggATTCCAGTCCTGGATGTGGAGAGGCCTCACGTTTCTTTTGCCATGCCTCTTTTTTGGACAT TTTTGGCAGCTGTACAACTCGGTGACCCTGTTTCGCTTGGCAGGACATGAAGACTGTAAAGAGTGGCAG GTGTTTATGTTGGCATTGACGTTTCTCATCCTGTTCCTGGGAAACTTTCTCACCACTGTAAAAGTCGTCCACCAGAAAATCCAGCAAAACCAGGAAAAGGGGCAAAAAACTGACTGA